Proteins co-encoded in one Paracrocinitomix mangrovi genomic window:
- a CDS encoding sensor histidine kinase → MSSVGLIIIIVLYLALIFFIAFWAEKRKNSRWVNNPYIYTLSLAVYCTAWTYYGSVGKAATSGIEFLTIYLGPIIALPLWIVLMRKIIRISKNHNVSSIADFISLRYGKNRTLGAVVTIVALLATIPYISLQLKAISDTFHIMTAGSIESGNNILYDSTFYIALILAVFATFFGTQASDATEKHRGLVASVAFESILKLVFFLIIGVYVSFVMFDSPADIYNQISKTENFEQLTSFGGVDNAFNWMFLIVLSFMAIFLLPRQFQVAVVENSREKHLKKAIWLFPLYLLLFNVFVIYIAWGGNLIYGDASNAEYYSLLIPLESGNSFLALLVFLGGFSAVISMVVVSTLALSTMVSNNLIIPYGFLGKFIQGQTDSNTKSIKNIRRISIFLIIALAYLFFVSFSVQIPLISIGLMAFVIVAQLAPSFFIGLYWNRGSAKASIIGIIIGLLITVYTFVLPFVIEAFTGDNSFTLYGPFGIEILKPQALFGLDFMGPTAHAFFWSLTFNTLTYFILSLTAKGNYRERNFAEIFIDPKNYTNLQDNALVWKGEAYVEDIKNVLKKFLGEAQTNRALDLFFKKYDLPADTQMADARLINFSEKLLAGSIGGASAQILISSVVKEEEISLIEVLKILEESKKTIDSNKILKDKSDELHNLAEQLKAANSELLVKDKQKDEFLDTVAHELKTPITGIKASTELLIEDINEMPEELKTQFLINILNDSDRLSRLINNILDYEKLSTGREELDLEYQNIKTTINKVYQSLQTIATNVNCEIKLKSEADFKLYFDEDRITQVLTNLLSNAIKYADKENGIIEVDYRQEFDKLYVSVADNGSGVPDEDVKYIFDKFFQSHHQNTIKPSGSGFGLAICKQIIEKHNGSIWYEPSASGGAKITFNIPVTKQSQETNE, encoded by the coding sequence ATGAGTAGTGTTGGATTGATCATAATTATTGTGCTGTATCTGGCACTGATTTTCTTTATAGCTTTTTGGGCTGAGAAAAGAAAAAACAGTAGATGGGTCAATAATCCATATATCTATACATTGTCTTTAGCAGTATACTGTACGGCTTGGACCTACTACGGGAGTGTTGGTAAAGCAGCAACTTCGGGAATTGAATTCTTGACAATTTATTTGGGTCCAATTATAGCATTGCCTTTATGGATAGTGCTGATGCGAAAGATCATCCGAATTTCAAAGAATCACAATGTGTCATCAATTGCGGATTTTATTTCATTGAGATATGGTAAAAACAGAACATTGGGTGCAGTTGTAACAATTGTAGCCTTATTGGCAACAATACCATACATCTCATTACAGCTAAAAGCTATTTCAGATACATTCCACATCATGACTGCCGGAAGTATTGAAAGTGGCAATAACATCCTTTACGATTCTACCTTTTACATTGCATTAATACTTGCAGTTTTTGCAACATTTTTTGGTACACAAGCTTCTGATGCAACAGAAAAGCATAGAGGATTAGTGGCTTCTGTGGCATTTGAGTCAATTTTAAAACTCGTATTCTTTTTAATTATTGGAGTGTATGTTTCATTTGTGATGTTTGATAGTCCTGCCGATATTTATAATCAGATTTCGAAAACAGAGAATTTTGAACAGTTAACTTCTTTTGGAGGTGTAGACAATGCTTTTAATTGGATGTTTTTAATCGTATTGTCATTCATGGCTATCTTTTTACTACCAAGACAATTTCAGGTTGCCGTGGTAGAAAATTCAAGGGAAAAACATCTTAAAAAGGCTATTTGGTTGTTCCCGCTTTACCTACTGCTGTTTAACGTTTTTGTAATCTATATTGCCTGGGGAGGGAACCTTATTTATGGAGATGCATCTAATGCAGAATATTATTCATTGTTGATTCCTTTAGAAAGTGGAAATTCATTCCTGGCTCTTTTAGTCTTTTTAGGTGGATTTTCAGCCGTGATTTCAATGGTAGTGGTTTCAACCTTGGCCTTGAGCACCATGGTGAGTAATAATCTTATCATTCCGTATGGATTCTTAGGAAAATTCATTCAAGGTCAAACAGATAGTAATACCAAGTCAATTAAAAATATCAGACGAATTTCAATCTTCTTGATAATTGCGTTGGCGTATTTGTTTTTTGTGAGCTTTTCAGTTCAAATTCCATTAATCTCTATAGGCTTGATGGCTTTTGTAATTGTTGCCCAATTGGCTCCTTCTTTCTTTATTGGGCTATATTGGAACAGAGGATCTGCCAAAGCTTCAATTATTGGGATTATTATAGGCTTGTTAATCACGGTTTACACTTTTGTTTTACCTTTTGTCATTGAAGCATTTACTGGTGATAATTCATTTACGTTATATGGCCCTTTTGGAATTGAAATTTTAAAACCTCAGGCACTTTTTGGTCTTGATTTTATGGGACCAACAGCACATGCTTTTTTCTGGAGTTTAACTTTTAATACCTTGACCTATTTTATTTTGTCTTTAACGGCAAAAGGAAATTATAGGGAACGAAATTTTGCTGAAATCTTTATCGACCCAAAAAACTATACAAATCTACAGGACAATGCACTTGTTTGGAAAGGTGAGGCTTATGTTGAGGATATCAAAAATGTATTGAAAAAATTTCTGGGTGAAGCTCAAACAAATAGAGCATTGGATCTATTTTTTAAAAAGTATGACTTGCCAGCAGATACGCAAATGGCAGATGCCAGATTAATTAATTTTTCTGAAAAGTTGTTGGCCGGTAGTATTGGTGGTGCCTCAGCTCAAATTCTAATTTCTTCTGTTGTGAAAGAAGAAGAAATCAGCTTAATAGAAGTGCTTAAAATTCTAGAGGAATCTAAAAAGACAATTGATAGCAATAAGATATTAAAAGACAAGTCTGATGAATTACACAATTTGGCAGAGCAATTAAAAGCTGCCAATTCAGAGTTATTGGTCAAAGACAAACAAAAAGACGAGTTTTTAGATACAGTAGCTCATGAGTTAAAAACCCCAATAACCGGAATCAAAGCAAGTACAGAGTTATTGATTGAAGATATTAATGAAATGCCTGAGGAGTTGAAAACTCAATTTCTTATCAATATTCTGAATGATTCAGATAGACTATCAAGGTTGATTAACAACATTCTGGATTATGAAAAACTATCTACAGGTAGAGAGGAGTTAGACTTAGAATACCAAAATATTAAAACAACCATTAATAAGGTTTATCAAAGTCTGCAAACTATTGCAACTAATGTAAATTGTGAAATCAAATTAAAAAGCGAAGCTGATTTCAAATTGTATTTTGATGAGGACAGAATTACTCAAGTATTGACCAATCTATTGTCAAACGCAATTAAGTATGCAGATAAAGAAAATGGGATCATAGAAGTGGATTACCGTCAGGAGTTTGATAAACTCTATGTATCAGTTGCAGATAA